TCACGTAGAAAATTTGAGACCGTATACGAAATATAGAGTAAGTCTCTACCGAtcgtaatttttaataaatagtaaGTAAGATTATATAGGCATACTATAAAAAGCAAtcatgaggtctaggttggagtgcgcttgcctagaaaatgcctattcattTTTGGCTTGAAGGTAAAACGTAGCAGGAAACAAACAGGGATGCCGGAAGATCAATAAAATGCTGAACACGTCATCAACAAGCATTTCCAGAACCGAAATTCGTTTTCACGGCAGGCCCTACGTGGCTCTTACTTAagataaaataagtaagtagatagaAAACGTGCCTTATTCCAGACCTGTAAATCCGAACAATTTTAGCAGGCCGGTAATTTATACCTGTTTAGATAATGTTTTACTTTCCAAGTTTATCTAGATAGATTTATCCCTGAATTTCCGCGGGAATTCAGGGATATCACCGAACGAAGTTCGATTGCTTAGATACAAATACTAAGCctacattatgaagaactgCTTGGAGGACTTAATAAAGACTGCTCAGAAATTTTCAGTTCCGAGTGGCAATATTCCTCTCTGGGCACAGCAGTGGCGGTGAGCCGGTGTACTCGACACCTTCAGTAGTCATATCCACTCTGGAAAGTGGGCAGCCCAGCTCCGCGCCCACCGCGCTGCGAGCCGCGGCGCCTGACCCCAGCCGTGTCGCCATCTCGTGGGAACCCGGACCCTTTCCGAACGGACCTCTTATTTCATATGTGCTGAGGCTAGCTGACACACAACCTAACACAAATAATGCCTTGGAGGTAAGCTGTATGATCACATAATTCTTCTTGGGCTTGGTCAGACAAATATTGCGTCTGTCCAAGTAGCCATAGGTAGTGGTTTCTTGGTGCATAAAAACGCAACGCCTACACGAATTGACAAACGCAGAAGTTCATAAAATACAGCGTGCCGGTTTGTTTGTTACGCGCAAACGCACAACATTATACTTATCATACTACTTAACCCTGTGTTTAGCGTACGCGGTTTAGGCATGCATAATATTTAAACCTTGGTGGGTTGGTGGAACTATCTTAGGAGCATTGTTAATAGATGGCCGATTGTAGCTCtaccttattttatttacgtgttaaatatataggtaggtacctgtattTATTTCCACTTTAGTGTCCAGAGAATCATAAAGATCATTTTATACTCTaatctttgtttacatatttagcattatttattataggataTGCCGGCATCAAACAATACGCTGTTCTATATGTTCCAAAACTTGGCACCAGCGCGGGAATATGAAGTGTCAGTTGCAATGCGTAATGCTGTTGGAGAAGGCCCTAGAGCCAGCGTAAGAATAAAAACTCCACCGTTACCTACGTGTAAGCAATACATAATTTGAAATAGCTgcatgttaattaattattacgaaTGCTATTGCtatgattatttatttgatttagaGATGCCTGGTGCATGAAATTATTGATCTTTCTTTTTTGGCGTTTCTTGACTGCCAGTAATTTGTGCagtaaaaattaataacaatcatcatcatcgctacTAATAACCATTAACCATCACCAGcaaattcatttcattcatcAGATAGGTAAACGTTTAACAGACCAAAGTTAACATACAAATACTGTTCCAGCTGTTCCAAGTCAGCAGCCTGTATTAATTTTAGGAGGCGAACATAATATTCTTGCTGCGCCAGCGAATGATATGTTATCTGACCCTATAGAACTCTACAATACTGAACATGAAATAACTGGTAAGATAGTCCTTAGAAACaataatttatcattatcaggatttattaaagtttaaccaatcattttaatttttcaggagTTGGCCTCGACTTCTCCAGCGATTCTTTATTTGTATCTGTTTCAAACGGATACGTTTATCGAAGTTCTCTCGCTAAAAAGAGTCCCTGTGAACCTATTCTTACTCCAGAACATATATCGTACAAACCGTTAGATTTGTCCGTGGATTGGCTCAATAAGCATCTTTACGTACTTGGTGAAGTTTATTACACTAAAGAAGGCTCTGACTGGTCAAACTCTAGTGTTTATTCAAGTTGGGAAATATTGCGATGCGACTTTGATGGAAAGAATAAAATTGTTGCTTTATCAGGATTTAATTCACGGCCCATACATTTTGAAGTGGATGCTTACAACGGGTACTAACtataacttttaaaaacatttttgcttAGTAAAGAACTTATTTAATTACCCACATAAGAAATCCCTATAACTTATCAATGTTTATTATTCTAGGTATCTATTTTGGGCATTACGAGGAGTTGAACGAGGTGGTTTGTACAGATTAGATCTAGCGAACATTTCCAATGGTGTGAGACATGATGCTCCACCAGAACTTATTGTTAGAGATGCTCACCTGGGAGCTTTCACAGTAGACCATGCTGACTTCAGACTTCTTGTCACACATCTCAGGCAAAATACAGTACTCGCAGTTTCTCTTGATGGGTAAATGGCATCCTTCTCATAACATAAAAGTGGTTCTTAATTATAAAACAGTTATGCATTAGTTTTCTAATTCCAGGAGAGAAGTATCAGACTTTCGAAGTAACACGCAGAAGCCTATGTTTTTTTCGGCACGATCTATAGCTTATGCTAATGGCCTTTTTTACTGGACGAATGGTCGTGAAATGCTGACAGAAGAATACCACAAGCAAAGCGACAGTTACTATCATAATGAATATCCCTTAGCATACAATACAAAGACGCTTGCAACCAGACAAGTATTGGTTGCGCTGAGAAGTTGTCAGCCCATACCAGTCCCTGTGAATCCTCCTTTAGGGGTTCAAAGTATTATGGGAATAGACCGAGCAAAAGTATCGTGGGCTCCCCCACATTTGCTTGGACATCAGGGCACAGGAGCTTGGCAGCAATGGACATTTCAATTACAAGTAACAGAAGCGATATCtggtgtttattttaaaatgttagtAATAGTAActgattttaaaagtaaatcaCTGATTTAGGAAGTTtgattacttaatttttttaatttctagagAAAACATTCAAGAATCGATGTACATCGTCGAAAATATTTTATCAGACACCGAATATATTTTTCGAGTAGCGGCGGTAACCGAATCCGGATCGGGACCATGGTCTTCAGAATTTATTGGGAAAACGTTAACGTCTTCTTTAACTACTTTACAAAGTACTTTATTGTGGTCCGGTCCTGATGGTCTTTTACAAACTGATTTGACAGGGGACAACTTGCAGACTCTGATCCACAGGTAACATTCAGAAACTGTTATACACTTGACTACCTAAGATTTACTCTCTGGTCCTCTagccataaaaatatatttctccGCAGAACCTTTCTTAAAAATGTGTATATTACGGACATTTCTTGGTACCAAGATAAACTGTATTTGGTAACTAACACATCGACTGTAATGTGGTACAATACTACGAGCCACGAAACGGGTGTAATGGCCAATATGGACAATGTTGGGAGTTTAGCCGTAGATTGGGTTGGCAAAAAGATTTATTGGTCAAATCCTAAACAACAATTGGTACGTatgaaaaaatacaataacaaatgcataataagtacaataaaatgAAAGCCTTGCAGACTGCAGTATAATTTGAAACTCTATTTCAGATAACCAGAGGAAATTTTGATGGCGGTAATCGTGAACCAGTTCCAATAGTAACAGTTGCAAAAGAACTTGTTATAGATTCATTGAGAGCATACATATACTGGAACACAGGTCATGCAGTGGAAGCTTCTAGACTTAATGGagagaataaaattatttactatcCCGCACAATTATTTAGTGGAAAACAAGGTATGAATACCACTATTTACCTCTCTTATAAAAGTTGATAATACACAATTTTATTCGGTTTTTGTTGTTTATCAATTTTAGTGATGGGCCTTACAGCTGACCTGGAAAACAAATGGTTATATTGGTTAGTCAGGAGCTATGATGGATCTGAATTACATCGAGCACCAACAGCGGACAAAATATCAGCTAGCATTAATGAGGTTTGTTATTTAATGTGAGCTTTTGAATGCTTTCTTTAATGGTCATTTTATTATGGTTAGGTATATAAGCAGAATGTAATAATTTCAGGTATCTGGATCTTTGGTGACACGTTTATCAGGAACGGCCACCCTTGGACCACTATGCTATTTTAGTGGAAGGCTCGTCTGGGTGCAGGATTCTTCAAGAGCAGTAGTATCAGACTTGGCTGGAAAGTATACTGCGGAACTATTACCCCGTGTTCATGTTATTGCTGTGAGGGATCCTACGCTGCACAAAAATAGtggtaactttattttaattctactttataatatgtatcaaGATACCTTTTAATAACCtagcggtaggtaggtacatgtacatGGACCGTAGAATTCGTCTTATTGATGACGTTAGTTAAACGTTAGACGTTAGACCTTTATAATATTCAACTAAAATTTTCAGAATCTATCATTGCTATACCGGAAACAATACACGCATCGTCAATTTCGGTGGAAGGAGAATGGGACAAGTTTAATGTGACCTGGGCGCCAGCTGCCCGGGTCAACCTGAACACCAGCAGAGTATACTATGATGTCAGCTTGCAATTTGAAGGACAGCATAAaattgaagtaggtacatagttaaaatatgattttaaaattacttacctactacacaCTCCATGATCATTCTGATGACTCGAAGGTAATCGTGAACAGTATTCGACAGTATGCCCATTATTATCTTAGGCAATGGGTTTGTGTCTGTCTTTCTTCGTttagaattaggtaggtacttctgcAACGCCACACCATTTTGTGATTTGTGATCATGGACTCTTTTCAAGGGATTACTCTCGTCCATTAACATCTGCCAGACCCTGGCCACACCAGAGGAATCACCAAAACGTTACcagctgttttattttattatttattcagactAATCCAAAACGTGTACATGCTAAGTTATTAAAATCTAATTAAATTCTAAAAATTACTaagtaaagtaggtaactataattTATACACAAAAATTGCTTATATAAAATCTGGACCTGATCCAGCATCTTGTTTAGCTGTTAAGGAATTTGTTTAGCTATCCGCGATCCTTCATTCCTTGATTGTTACCATGAATCATGATAACATTTTGTAGATTGCAAAGGGGGGACTTGGCAAGAGTGGGAGTCACTCCGCAACTTCAGTTTCTATTAACTATTTGATTTTAACATTCACCGACTCCaaagaggttctcaatttggcccggtttttttttcagagaACGGTTGACGTAGCGTGGGTGGAAGTGTCCTCGCGCTCGGTGGCACCGTACAGCAGCATGGAAGTGACGGTGCGCGCGCACACGCAGTGGGGTGGCGGCGCTGTCGCACGCGCGTCGCTTAGGACCCCACAAGATGCACCCGCAGCACCACGAGCGCCTCGCGTCTACGTACAATCTGCACATAGGTGACAAACAAATATAGCAAGCTGAAAGTCCTACTAGTACCTTTGTTGGTATTTAGGCAAAACTTGGGAGCTCAGGTTAtgtaggattaaaaaaaattgttaacgtGGGCGTATCTCCTGAAGATACCTAAAAAGGAGAGAGTGTGTGTGATAAAAATACTGCTTTTgcagtatttttattaaattaaaaccgaAGGGGGGCAAATAGTAAAGGTATCAAGAAATTAAGAACGCACGCGGTGCTTCGTTTAGTAAgccatacctactaaaaatttaGTATCCAAAATAGGTTTGTCTGTTGAGCCCCTCCTAAACAGAACAGTTCCCTAGCCTTTACTCGTCCCATCTACAGAAACGACGACGGATTTCCCGGGGTCTCAAAAAGCATTATGCTTAGGTACATTATAGGTATTTTCTCTTTCTTGGTAACGAgcaataaagaaagaaaatctaTTCTAGTTTATCTACGTTCTGCAATCCACCTACGTTTTTGCCTGGCTACCTACTTCGCGCTGCAGTGGTctcatttagattttttttcaatagcGACGGCCCACTAACTGCCACGTTCAGGTGGGAAGCGCCCAGTAGAAGTAATGGTGTAGTGCGTGGATACGAGGCGCAGTGCTGGGCGGTGGGCGTCGGGTCTGCGCCAGTCAAGCCGTCAGCCTGTGCTGATGCGCGTCTGTCACCGCTGCACACACAACTCATGCTAAGGGATCTCGCACCTGCTTCCACATACTTCTTTCAGGTAACACccgaaaaacaattattttaagtCGATACTTTTTAAAAAACGGAAAAGCTAGTATCTTAAGCCACGTTAGTTTTAAAACGTCAATCGTCGTCACATCTTTTCTTAGAGCGCAATTCTCGATTTAAATAACGACAAAATAATTACACCTGTTTTCTTTAGTATCCGGTCCCAATCACACAAAATTTGTATGAATTTGATTATATTATGAGGTTATACTTATCCAAAAATGAACCCCGAATAAAGCATAATCGACAGCCAGGTACACGGTTATTGACCACCCTGAATCCCACTAACCGCTATAATTTCAGGATATTTCAGTATAGTCAGCTGGACTGaattacataattttttgtaataatctcAGACTCTTCTTCTAATAAAATCTCATAAATCCTTGTGTACCTACAGGTTCGAGCATTTACGGATGCTGGATATGGACAGTACTCCAAACTCGTATCTGCGTTATCAGATGAAATTAATCCAATACCCAAAGTAATAATATCTTCACAAGAATCAATTAAAATTGTCGATTTGGACTCCGGAGAAAGTGAACTTATACCGAAGAGTAATGGAATACCTATCGATTTCGTTGTTAGCATCGAAGAAAATGTTGCTTACTGGGCTAATAATTTGGAAGAAATATTCTCGTCTCGAATCAATGGCAGTGGAAACTTTAAGGTAAGACATGGTTTTGTACCAATAAAGTAGGTCCCTACCGtccctacttacctacatgttTAAATCCttgcataattatttatttaaaattttcaatgttttagctAACATCAATCAATGGAACTGCAACTAGCATTTGCGTGGATTGGGTTAGTCGATCAGTATATTGGGCACAAATAGAAATAACTTCAACGGAGTCTTATGTGATGTATCGAGCTGACTTAGGCATTCCAAACACTAGACCACATATTACCCGTGTCTTAGTAAGGAAACAACCAATTCACAGTTTGCAAATTGCTCCAAAGCTGCGGTAAGAAAGCAAACTATAtaaatgatattaaaaatataaacttctattactaactaactttttataaattttaggtCTTTATATTGGTACGAAGAAAGTAAACATAAAGGATTAGGAACATTAATGACTGCATATGTGGACGGGAGCAATATTAGATCATTTTTTAACAATTCTGAGGAAGATATTTCCATGTCAGATTTTTTAGATAAATGCAACTGTCCTCAAAATCCACAAGTGACCAAAAGTTTCGTGCTTGATATGACGAACAAAACCGTTGAATTGTATTGGGTAGATCCATGGGCAAATCATATCAAACAGTCCGATAAGAATGGATGTGTCTGTAAAGTCATAGTTAACGCCACAGAAAAAAGAAAGTACGGGTTTCCCCCAATGTCAATAACGGTAGATAGCAAATATATCTACTGGTACAACTCAAcagaaaaattaatattttatacaaacaaagttaAAAAGAACAAAATAGAACAAGTGAAGTCTTCTTTTGGGTACAAGATAGTGGCTCTCGATCCAGAAAACCAACCGTACCCTCCAAGACACTGTTTACTTCCTAGTTCACAAAGATTGTTGCCACATGTATTAACTCACTCAGCGAACAGCGTAACATTAAAATTACCTTCAGTAGGCAAACCATTCGGATGTGAAAAGGAGCAATATGAAATGACCGCCGCTGAATACACAATTTTTTATCGTGTACATATGAAAAATGATTCAACCATTTGTGATAAGGAATCATGTCCGTACATTACGACTACTAACACCGTCGTAGCATTAAATGAACTAAAGCCTTTTACAAATTATACTGTCATGCTGGAAGCCACCAATTACTATGCCAAACTTCATGAGATAAAACCGATTCTCGGAGAACCTTTCATTATACAAACTGCAGCTGAAGGTAGAGTTTAACGTTTGTTAGACAATTTATTggtatacctaaatgcataatTACCACTTCTTAGTTCTTATATTATTTCCTGCCTTTTAGCTCCTACAGCCCCAAAGGATGTAACTGTTATCGTTTTAAGCCCAGTACTAGCACAAGTAGAGTGGACACCAGACCCTGGTCTTTATTACGAACTGCATTGGAGCACAGATAATTCATTGTCCGTAGCACAGAAAATAaaaggtaagtacttaaatactaGTTTTTAGTAGACTTCCATATTGAAGGAGTTATtcaattttgtacctatagtgTACACGATTATTTCATTGGTCAGTTGGTTGGGAAGGTCTTCATAAACTTGTTCATCATTTGACTGTACCTAATTCCAATCCATATCAATTGATTCGATTACTGAGCAAGTCGGTAACTAAATGGATGAACAACTTTGGCCGTCCGAATTTGGTATTTTCGTTTCCTCGTGTCTCGGAAAGGACGTTAGGCTTTCGTTCCCAGTTATTATCAATAACATttgataataactgtaaaagCTTGTAAGAGAATCTCGTTAGTCTCTTAGTCGAGctgatttattatttacattgttATGCAAAGAATACTCCTACCGTAATGTGATTATTGGATCACGACCCTCAGTAATGACGAATACAACACACACAGAGAGAGTGAGAGAGACACGTGTGTTTCCTCATTTTTGTCTTTTTGCCAGAACACAACACAGTGTTGGTGCCCGGAGGGCGGCGGGCGAACATGACGCGGCTGTCGCCGGCCACGGCGTACACGGTGTGGGTGCGCGCGCGCTCACGGCACAGCGCGGTGGGCGCGGACTCAGCGCCGCAGCGCCTGCGCACGttcccgccgcccgcgccgctcgCGCTGCGTGATGCCACCGCCTATGCGCTCTCCGTTATCTGGCCGCCGCCTACTTCATACAAGCTTTACAAGTGAGTTTGCCGCTCTTGGCACctgtaaaaagttatttttataacagtGGCAAAGACTGCGTATGTTCCACCGCCCGTGTTACTCATCAAGCTGTGTATGCATATGCTGTTTATGCTCACATTTCATACAGTAGGTATGGAGGCCTAATAGGAGGCAATTTACACCTAAATACACCTGACTTTCTTTGTAAAAGTAAGTACATTATAGTTTCTACAAAAAATCCATCTACCTACTCAACTTTGTCGTGCTATTTGCAGGTACGCAGTGGAGTACACAGAGCTCTCAAGTACAGCTGACGAGTGGACAGCCTGCGAGCAAAGCGACAGTGCAGAGTGGCTGGCGAGCGGGCTGCGGCCGCGCGCGCGGTACCGCTTCCGCGTGCACCTGCAGTACGTCGAGCACGCGCCGCCCTACTACTGGCCCCATGACGACCGATTTACCTATGAAACCTTAGGTATAGTATTTTTGTTTGATTAAAAGGACATTCATTAGGTTTAGAATCTTTTTAGTAATATCACAGTAAGTATTGGGTTGAcatacgacatcaaacgagtcgcagggagccgccaACCGCCTGAATCCAAATCAGGCGCCAGACCGTTGCATTTGGGAGTCCTTACATGAGTgacgagacctatgtccagcagcagAGGTCTataggttgttgatgatgatgatgattgtgtgTGCAGGTGACGTGCCAGGCCCGCCGGGCGCGCTGCACGTGGAGGCGGTGGGCGAGCGCATGATGCGCGCGCGCTGGAGCGAGCCCGAGGCCCGCGGCGCGCCCATCGAGGCCTATCGGATCTGGGGTCGACCGCATCATAGGTATGTCACAGTTTAAACTATCGTAGAAAGCAACTGTAGTACAAACAGATCAAACGTTGTAAGGAATGTGGTTGAATTCTCCatcttctttctttttttggCACTGTTCAATAACTTGGTACGCAGTGTACCTACTCAGCCGCGAAAATAGGGACGAATACTTATATGAAACTGTCGTCAATTCTGAAAATGTCGACTACCCCACCCCACTGTAGGACATAAGACCTTATACCTAGTTTCATTATCGATATATGCTTTTCTGCAGAATAAACTATGTGGATGAAAATATTATGACCAAGAATATAAGTGAGATGCTGCCAAACAACCTGCCCAGTGACATCGATGACGAAATGAAATTGCGCATTGTTCGCGAAGGACTCGAACTACTTTATAGCGGGAACGGTAAGTTCTCCTACCGTGGTACTTAATAATTTCTAACTTATTATCAGCCTGTTttggtccactgctggatataagCCCTTTCGATAGCACGTCACCTCACACCACACGATCCTCCTAGTCCCATCACTTCTTGTCATCTTTTTCTAGTCTACACCGATAACGTTCACGACTGTAGACAGCTGGACTCTGGAGGTAAAACGCTGTGACTTGACCTGCTTAGTTACCATTGTTAAACTTTATGAGATGACGTAAACTCGTACTACTGCGTCAAATCTTATCTTCTAAAATTAATCAGTGTGACTTATACGATGTTGCAGAGACGTACTGGTTGATCAGCGAGGGCGCGGTGTCCGAGGGTTACGTGGCGCGCGTGCAGGCGCGCAACAGCTACGGCTGGGGCCCGCTGTCCGCCACCGGCGTACTGCACGCGCCCGCGCACGCCGCCAAGCCGCATCCCGCCGCGCTGGCCGTGGCCGTGGCCGCGCTGGCGATGCTCGTGCTAGGCGTGGCCGCCGCCGTGTTTTACAGTAAGCTTCTCCGCTACTCGTGTGGTACAGCAGACAAATCTGCGGCTCTTCCAGGGGTTACGCAAACCACGGTCTCgtctccctgcaactcgtttcaTATCGTGTATCTGTTGCGCAGTTCTTGCAGCATTTTATGACTTCAACATAATATTCACTAAGCTGTGCCCTGATCATTGCCCcgtcagcttcgcaactcaCTATGCTATGTCGGGTCTTAAATTCTAGATTCAAGACGATGGATCATCTTTTATGATTTAATCACACATCAAGAGAAATATACTTTAAGGCATTCCAAACTAATCTAGCATCTTTAGACaatttaaaagcacttgtaaaagtatttCTACTCCAAGCTTGGTATTCTCCATCCCCGCTGAGTAACTATGATCTTACTACGCCTGTATACGCGAGTACactagccggcaagaaatattgtatatcgt
The Maniola hyperantus chromosome 11, iAphHyp1.2, whole genome shotgun sequence DNA segment above includes these coding regions:
- the sev gene encoding proto-oncogene tyrosine-protein kinase ROS isoform X5, with amino-acid sequence MVILMSVVDLTAVSSKLGCNLWLQGLENSCQTVCNVTSETVISRELYCVMGCNEALNMYLQKVRDLLGTPPAPALVADSLTATSLSLVWDAPNLGNLSYLVQWRYEELPGSWQYYSNSSHSDKSIIHVENLRPYTKYRFRVAIFLSGHSSGGEPVYSTPSVVISTLESGQPSSAPTALRAAAPDPSRVAISWEPGPFPNGPLISYVLRLADTQPNTNNALEDMPASNNTLFYMFQNLAPAREYEVSVAMRNAVGEGPRASVRIKTPPLPTSVPSQQPVLILGGEHNILAAPANDMLSDPIELYNTEHEITGVGLDFSSDSLFVSVSNGYVYRSSLAKKSPCEPILTPEHISYKPLDLSVDWLNKHLYVLGEVYYTKEGSDWSNSSVYSSWEILRCDFDGKNKIVALSGFNSRPIHFEVDAYNGYLFWALRGVERGGLYRLDLANISNGVRHDAPPELIVRDAHLGAFTVDHADFRLLVTHLRQNTVLAVSLDGREVSDFRSNTQKPMFFSARSIAYANGLFYWTNGREMLTEEYHKQSDSYYHNEYPLAYNTKTLATRQVLVALRSCQPIPVPVNPPLGVQSIMGIDRAKVSWAPPHLLGHQGTGAWQQWTFQLQVTEAISGVYFKIENIQESMYIVENILSDTEYIFRVAAVTESGSGPWSSEFIGKTLTSSLTTLQSTLLWSGPDGLLQTDLTGDNLQTLIHRTFLKNVYITDISWYQDKLYLVTNTSTVMWYNTTSHETGVMANMDNVGSLAVDWVGKKIYWSNPKQQLITRGNFDGGNREPVPIVTVAKELVIDSLRAYIYWNTGHAVEASRLNGENKIIYYPAQLFSGKQVMGLTADLENKWLYWLVRSYDGSELHRAPTADKISASINEVSGSLVTRLSGTATLGPLCYFSGRLVWVQDSSRAVVSDLAGKYTAELLPRVHVIAVRDPTLHKNSESIIAIPETIHASSISVEGEWDKFNVTWAPAARVNLNTSRVYYDVSLQFEGQHKIERTVDVAWVEVSSRSVAPYSSMEVTVRAHTQWGGGAVARASLRTPQDAPAAPRAPRVYVQSAHSDGPLTATFRWEAPSRSNGVVRGYEAQCWAVGVGSAPVKPSACADARLSPLHTQLMLRDLAPASTYFFQVRAFTDAGYGQYSKLVSALSDEINPIPKVIISSQESIKIVDLDSGESELIPKSNGIPIDFVVSIEENVAYWANNLEEIFSSRINGSGNFKLTSINGTATSICVDWVSRSVYWAQIEITSTESYVMYRADLGIPNTRPHITRVLVRKQPIHSLQIAPKLRSLYWYEESKHKGLGTLMTAYVDGSNIRSFFNNSEEDISMSDFLDKCNCPQNPQVTKSFVLDMTNKTVELYWVDPWANHIKQSDKNGCVCKVIVNATEKRKYGFPPMSITVDSKYIYWYNSTEKLIFYTNKVKKNKIEQVKSSFGYKIVALDPENQPYPPRHCLLPSSQRLLPHVLTHSANSVTLKLPSVGKPFGCEKEQYEMTAAEYTIFYRVHMKNDSTICDKESCPYITTTNTVVALNELKPFTNYTVMLEATNYYAKLHEIKPILGEPFIIQTAAEAPTAPKDVTVIVLSPVLAQVEWTPDPGLYYELHWSTDNSLSVAQKIKEHNTVLVPGGRRANMTRLSPATAYTVWVRARSRHSAVGADSAPQRLRTFPPPAPLALRDATAYALSVIWPPPTSYKLYKYAVEYTELSSTADEWTACEQSDSAEWLASGLRPRARYRFRVHLQYVEHAPPYYWPHDDRFTYETLGDVPGPPGALHVEAVGERMMRARWSEPEARGAPIEAYRIWGRPHHRINYVDENIMTKNISEMLPNNLPSDIDDEMKLRIVREGLELLYSGNETYWLISEGAVSEGYVARVQARNSYGWGPLSATGVLHAPAHAAKPHPAALAVAVAALAMLVLGVAAAVFYIPAYNNRSKKKAAIESQLTANIVRRGPDVELATLRQLPIRHSTNILYNQGVHCPSDAELASLPHIRREQITLTKFLGSGAFGEVFEGVARQLGGANADTKVAVKTLRKGATEQEKTEFLKEAALMSNFKHEHILRLLGVCLDNDPNYIIMELMEAGDLLSYLRAKRASLYTPESLTLLDLLNMCVDVTKGCRYLEEMHFVHRDLACRNCLVAHRANGRVVKIGDFGLARDIYKNDYYRKEGEGLLPVRWMAVECLVDGVFSCQSDVWAWGVLCWEVLSLGQQPYPARTNRQVLSLVRAGGTPDRPPNCPSAFYELLQKCWSYSAEARPSFRHCLEVVTALRDKTSPNITLTATAEPAPHYLTLLGDDAVTNRSYLLDENDNTLDEDFPEHEMEPSHLLPQRAPKYLELMYDSDSPANTVCDGYEIPRTPFNYAPFSRHSIVGVAPNRLIKPPLYRSHSLRTSARPANATIVPLRNGVVKRASLCGAQRAFLEPRAGPSAARNRSDIDFDKHIFKTPF